A genomic region of Methylobacterium durans contains the following coding sequences:
- a CDS encoding DUF6894 family protein: protein MARYFFDIHNSKFSSRDTRGQECVGPDAVSECALRLLCDVARERPLEHMHSRLGATVRDESDDVVLTATVTLSTTWLDAA, encoded by the coding sequence GTGGCACGCTACTTCTTCGACATTCACAACAGCAAGTTCTCGTCGCGCGACACCCGCGGGCAGGAGTGTGTGGGCCCGGACGCGGTGAGCGAGTGCGCGCTGAGGCTGCTCTGCGACGTGGCGAGGGAACGTCCGCTCGAACACATGCACAGCCGCCTTGGTGCGACGGTGCGCGACGAGAGCGATGATGTCGTGCTCACGGCGACCGTCACCTTGTCGACCACATGGCTGGACGCTGCCTGA
- a CDS encoding IS5 family transposase (programmed frameshift), with protein sequence MAKPLLPDGLWAVIAPLLPPEPAKPKGGRPRTSDRVALTGILFVLRSGTPWELLPREMGCGSGMTCWRRLRDWQKAGVWDRLQQALLDRLGRQNGIDFSRASLDSASIAAKKGGSATGPNPTDRGKPGTKRHVLTDAKGIPLALSLTGANVHDSRMLEEVVDAVPPIRQCWGRPRKRPARLYADKAYDHRRCRRALTRRRIQHRIARRGIESSQRLGRHRWVVERTLAWFAQFRRLAIRYERRRDIHLAFSTLAAALIVWRFIERWFC encoded by the exons ATGGCGAAACCGCTCCTTCCCGACGGCTTATGGGCCGTGATCGCCCCGCTGCTGCCGCCTGAACCGGCCAAGCCTAAGGGTGGGCGCCCTCGAACATCCGACCGCGTAGCGCTGACCGGCATCTTGTTCGTGTTGCGCTCGGGCACGCCTTGGGAGCTGCTGCCGCGCGAGATGGGCTGCGGCTCGGGCATGACCTGCTGGCGACGCCTGCGCGACTGGCAGAAGGCTGGAGTGTGGGACCGTCTGCAACAGGCGCTGCTCGACCGGCTGGGACGCCAGAACGGCATCGACTTCAGTCGCGCTTCGCTCGACAGCGCCTCGATTGCCGCCA AAAAGGGGGGCTCGGCGACGGGCCCGAACCCGACTGATCGCGGCAAGCCGGGCACGAAGCGCCACGTCCTCACCGATGCGAAGGGCATCCCTCTCGCGCTGAGCCTCACAGGGGCCAACGTGCACGACAGCCGGATGCTGGAGGAGGTCGTGGATGCCGTCCCGCCGATCCGCCAGTGCTGGGGACGACCGCGCAAACGCCCCGCCCGGCTGTATGCCGATAAGGCTTACGACCACCGCCGCTGCCGTCGGGCTCTTACCCGCCGGCGCATCCAGCACCGCATCGCCCGCCGCGGCATCGAGAGCAGTCAGCGTCTCGGGCGTCACAGGTGGGTGGTCGAGAGGACGCTGGCCTGGTTTGCCCAGTTCCGCCGCCTTGCCATTCGCTACGAGCGGCGGAGAGATATCCATCTCGCCTTCTCCACGCTGGCCGCAGCCCTCATCGTCTGGCGCTTCATCGAACGATGGTTTTGTTAG
- a CDS encoding IS701 family transposase, which yields MELWSTTLRQAKQRIRPLFAAPSVAASANAFLEGLLGGERRKTGWMRAEAAGDPGPWRQQAVLGRTHWDAEALRDVVRDYVLETLGSPDAVVVIDETGFLKQGRASCGVGRQYTGSAGKITNCQIGVFAAYVSDQGHAFIDRQLYLPKAWAGDPARRRTAHVPEAITFATKPQLALAMIERAIKAEVPFAWVAADSIYGVGEIELALRRAYKGYVLGVTGQHRFWSWDQNLDVAGTAEEIAKDLSKTDWIRLSAGSGTKGPRLFDWAYLPLATLPADALDAALDQSVWTRGLLVRRSLSDGSFSYFTTWCPVGTPVQTLVAVEGRRWAIEDAFETAKTELGLAHNESRSWHGWHRHVSLVMLAFAMLARVRRLANGTPPKTPLIAKLAGAVVHSGDPARGDAAGAAAH from the coding sequence CTGGAGCTCTGGTCGACGACACTGCGGCAGGCCAAGCAGCGCATCCGCCCGCTGTTTGCCGCCCCGAGCGTCGCCGCCTCCGCCAACGCCTTCCTGGAGGGCTTGCTTGGGGGTGAGCGGCGCAAGACCGGCTGGATGCGGGCTGAAGCTGCTGGTGATCCAGGCCCCTGGCGCCAGCAGGCTGTCCTCGGTCGCACGCACTGGGACGCGGAGGCGCTGCGGGACGTGGTGCGTGACTACGTCCTCGAGACGCTCGGCTCACCTGACGCGGTGGTGGTGATCGACGAGACCGGCTTCTTGAAGCAGGGCAGAGCCTCGTGCGGTGTGGGCCGGCAGTACACAGGCTCAGCTGGCAAGATCACCAACTGCCAGATCGGGGTGTTTGCCGCCTACGTCTCGGATCAGGGCCACGCCTTCATCGATCGTCAGCTGTACCTGCCCAAAGCCTGGGCCGGAGACCCGGCTCGAAGGCGGACGGCGCATGTGCCGGAGGCCATCACCTTTGCCACCAAGCCGCAGCTGGCGCTGGCCATGATCGAGCGGGCGATAAAGGCAGAGGTGCCGTTTGCGTGGGTTGCGGCTGACAGCATCTACGGGGTTGGCGAGATCGAGCTGGCGCTGCGCCGTGCGTACAAGGGCTACGTGCTCGGTGTCACGGGTCAGCATCGGTTCTGGTCCTGGGACCAAAACCTCGACGTCGCGGGCACCGCCGAGGAGATCGCCAAGGATCTCTCCAAGACAGACTGGATCCGGCTCTCGGCCGGATCTGGCACGAAGGGACCGCGCCTGTTCGACTGGGCCTACCTGCCGCTGGCCACGCTGCCGGCGGATGCGCTCGACGCCGCTCTTGATCAGAGCGTGTGGACGCGCGGCCTGCTCGTGCGGCGCAGCCTGTCGGACGGGAGCTTCTCCTACTTCACCACTTGGTGCCCGGTCGGCACGCCGGTGCAGACGCTGGTGGCCGTGGAGGGGCGACGCTGGGCCATCGAGGACGCGTTCGAGACCGCCAAGACGGAGCTCGGGCTGGCCCACAACGAGAGCCGTTCGTGGCACGGCTGGCACCGGCACGTCAGCTTGGTGATGCTGGCTTTTGCGATGTTGGCGCGGGTGCGCCGGTTGGCCAACGGAACGCCCCCAAAAACGCCGCTCATCGCCAAGCTCGCCGGTGCCGTGGTCCA
- a CDS encoding transglutaminase family protein: MVDLRIHHRTTYRYRQPVGLGPHRLMLRPREARDLRLLSSEIMVTPDAAVSWANDVAGNAVATVTFGTPSDTLVIDSVAHVEILALTYPVFDIAASAISFPFRYSDDEWTDLGALTVRQYPDGERLQRWAQGFVAGYPTDTLSLLKDINAGVGGGITYQAREDEGTQSPDQTLSSGLGSCRDLATLFVEAVRSLGFGARVVSGYLHDPTRALLGSADAGSTHAWSEVYLPSAGWVTFDPTNCSVGGANLIPVAVARDIRQAMPVMGSFIGPADAFLDMSVAVQIAD; the protein is encoded by the coding sequence TTGGTCGATCTACGCATCCATCACCGGACGACCTACCGCTACAGGCAGCCGGTCGGGCTGGGGCCACACCGGCTGATGCTCCGCCCGAGGGAGGCCCGGGACCTGAGGCTCCTGTCGAGCGAGATCATGGTGACGCCGGATGCGGCTGTGAGCTGGGCCAACGACGTTGCCGGGAACGCGGTCGCGACAGTCACCTTCGGAACACCGTCCGACACGCTCGTCATCGACAGCGTCGCGCACGTCGAGATTTTGGCACTCACCTATCCGGTCTTCGACATCGCCGCTTCGGCCATCTCGTTTCCCTTCCGGTACTCTGACGACGAGTGGACGGACCTTGGAGCACTCACCGTGCGGCAGTACCCTGATGGGGAGCGCCTGCAGAGATGGGCCCAGGGATTCGTTGCGGGCTACCCCACCGACACCCTCTCGCTCCTCAAGGACATCAATGCCGGTGTGGGTGGTGGCATCACCTACCAGGCCCGGGAGGACGAGGGCACACAGTCGCCGGACCAAACCTTATCGTCGGGTCTGGGCTCCTGCCGGGATCTTGCCACGCTCTTCGTTGAGGCGGTCCGTAGTCTCGGCTTCGGTGCACGGGTCGTCTCGGGCTATCTCCATGACCCCACGCGCGCACTGCTCGGCTCGGCCGATGCCGGTTCTACCCATGCCTGGAGCGAGGTCTACCTGCCCAGCGCAGGCTGGGTCACCTTCGATCCAACGAACTGCAGCGTGGGCGGTGCGAACCTCATCCCGGTCGCCGTGGCGCGCGACATCCGCCAGGCCATGCCGGTGATGGGCAGCTTCATCGGGCCCGCCGATGCCTTCCTGGATATGTCCGTCGCTGTCCAGATTGCCGACTGA
- a CDS encoding Crp/Fnr family transcriptional regulator produces the protein MADFASSPSCLRPASNPLILKLEHGAALSAADKVTLEELCARTREVEARQDLIQEGERPEVVHLVMSGLACRYKVLPDGKRQILAFLIPGDFCDLHVAILGFMDHSICTLSRCTMVAISSESIAELTLNHPRITRALWWATLVDEGILREWLTGMGQRSSEAQTAHLFCELLVRLQAVGLAEPNSCYLPLTQNELADALGISPVHMNRTLQQLRADGLITLAKGVLTVPDVARLQAFAHFNSNYLHLLRRTGQA, from the coding sequence ATGGCCGATTTCGCATCCAGCCCATCATGCCTACGGCCAGCGTCGAACCCGCTGATCCTGAAGCTCGAACACGGGGCCGCTCTCTCAGCGGCAGACAAGGTTACACTGGAGGAATTGTGCGCCCGAACACGCGAGGTCGAGGCGCGGCAGGATCTCATCCAGGAAGGTGAGCGGCCGGAGGTGGTCCACCTCGTCATGAGCGGACTGGCCTGTCGCTACAAAGTCCTGCCGGACGGCAAGCGCCAGATCCTGGCCTTCCTGATCCCAGGCGACTTCTGCGATCTGCACGTCGCCATCCTCGGCTTCATGGATCACAGCATCTGCACGCTGAGCCGGTGCACGATGGTGGCGATCTCAAGCGAGAGCATTGCGGAACTGACCTTGAACCATCCCCGCATCACCCGCGCCTTGTGGTGGGCGACGCTGGTCGATGAGGGCATCCTGCGCGAATGGCTCACCGGCATGGGCCAGCGCTCCTCAGAAGCTCAGACAGCCCACCTCTTCTGCGAGCTGCTGGTGCGCCTTCAGGCTGTCGGACTTGCGGAACCAAACAGCTGTTACCTTCCACTGACGCAGAACGAGCTGGCCGACGCGCTGGGGATCTCGCCCGTTCACATGAACCGCACCCTGCAGCAGCTGCGCGCGGATGGCCTGATCACTCTGGCCAAGGGCGTGCTGACGGTTCCGGATGTTGCCCGTCTACAAGCCTTCGCTCACTTTAATTCGAACTACCTGCATCTTCTGCGCCGAACTGGGCAGGCGTGA
- a CDS encoding IS3 family transposase (programmed frameshift) yields the protein MGTTKRTFTPEFKREAVALLESSGRPQMQIAAELGIQPSMLRAWRASLQDSPPRVVGSGPTPVAASPLTSPADQAAEIARLRRELDRTRMERDILKKANRHLRGGAEMTFRFIEQHGSIWPVRLMCRVLGVSASGYYAWRSRPESRRAQENRTLLADVRRLQEQHKSRYGSPRMHAALRAEGRGVSRGRIERLMRRHGIRALAGRRYRPCTTDSNHPLPLAPNLLQQTFVAAAPNRVWLADITYLATGEGWLYLAAVLDLATRKLVGWAMREHMRIELTLAALMMATQRQRPAAGLICHSDRGSQYAAAAYGEQLAVVGAVASMSRTGCCFDNAPMESFFHTLKVELVHQRRWATRDEARRDLFAYIEGYYNRQRLHSALGYRTPEQAEQRWAT from the exons ATGGGGACAACGAAACGAACGTTCACGCCTGAGTTCAAGCGTGAGGCCGTGGCCCTTCTGGAGAGCAGCGGCCGGCCGCAGATGCAGATCGCAGCCGAGCTTGGCATCCAGCCCTCGATGCTGCGGGCCTGGCGCGCGAGCCTACAGGACAGCCCGCCACGTGTGGTCGGCAGTGGGCCTACGCCTGTGGCGGCTTCGCCTCTGACCTCACCGGCCGATCAGGCCGCCGAGATCGCTCGCCTGCGGCGCGAACTCGATCGCACGCGCATGGAGCGCGACATACTAAAAAAAGCCA ATCGGCATCTTCGCGGAGGTGCCGAAATGACGTTTCGCTTCATCGAGCAGCATGGAAGCATCTGGCCGGTGCGTCTCATGTGCCGCGTGCTCGGGGTCTCGGCCAGTGGGTATTATGCCTGGCGCTCCCGGCCTGAGAGCCGCCGCGCCCAGGAGAACCGTACCTTGCTGGCGGACGTGCGACGCCTGCAGGAACAGCACAAGAGCCGCTACGGCTCACCGCGGATGCATGCCGCTCTGCGCGCGGAGGGACGCGGCGTCAGCCGAGGCCGCATCGAGCGGCTGATGCGCCGACACGGCATCCGGGCTCTGGCAGGCCGCCGCTATCGCCCGTGCACCACCGACAGCAATCATCCCCTGCCGCTCGCTCCCAACCTCCTGCAGCAGACCTTCGTGGCGGCAGCCCCCAACCGCGTCTGGCTAGCCGACATCACCTACCTGGCGACTGGCGAGGGCTGGCTCTACCTCGCGGCCGTGCTGGATCTGGCCACCCGCAAGCTCGTGGGATGGGCCATGCGCGAGCACATGCGCATCGAGTTGACCCTGGCCGCGTTGATGATGGCCACCCAGCGGCAACGGCCAGCTGCCGGGCTCATCTGTCATTCGGATCGCGGGAGCCAATACGCTGCGGCAGCTTACGGCGAGCAACTCGCCGTCGTAGGGGCGGTCGCCTCGATGAGCCGGACAGGATGCTGCTTCGACAATGCCCCGATGGAAAGCTTCTTCCACACACTCAAGGTCGAACTCGTCCATCAGCGCCGATGGGCAACCCGCGACGAGGCACGTCGCGACCTGTTCGCCTACATCGAGGGCTACTACAACCGACAGCGCCTCCACTCCGCCCTCGGCTACCGTACGCCTGAGCAAGCTGAGCAGCGCTGGGCAACGTAA